A window of the Gossypium arboreum isolate Shixiya-1 chromosome 2, ASM2569848v2, whole genome shotgun sequence genome harbors these coding sequences:
- the LOC108466240 gene encoding uncharacterized protein LOC108466240, translated as MGNFNWNNNPYSNTYNPGGKQHPNFGWNSHGTRNFNNTARQNAISAPTDYNQPMQGKNIQQGQASSYIEDLLKEYMANNDYVIQSQAASVQALKNQLGQIANALSSRPQRVLQSDTENLRSQRKEQCKAITLRSGTQLNEIVQDATDFQLKRFLKVLKQLHIHISVVEALEQIPNYMKFMKDILSKKHRLGEFKTVALTEGYTAILMNKLPPKLKNPESFTILCLIGNHYVGKALCDLGASINLMSLSVFKKLGIVKARPTIVTLQLADQSYVHVEGKIENMLVTFNVFNTLKCADENEECRNIDLIEIVVEEEFIRFYHSNSDSDKNSFEWRPLCILLEQNRPFNFDEQCLVAHVYPHGAVDVMDMFKVNGQRLKHY; from the exons ATGGGTAATTTCAATTGGAATAATAATCCATATTCCAACACTTATAATCCAGGGGGAAAGCAACATCCAAACTTTGGTTGGAATAGTCATGGTACAAGGAATTTTAATAATACTGCAAGACAGAATGCCATCAGTGCACCGACTGATTATAATCAACCTATGCAAGGGAAAAATATCCAACAAGGTCAGGCATCATCATATATTGAAGACTTGTTGAAGGAATATATGGCCaataatgattatgtgatccagaGTCAAGCTGCATCCGTTCAAGCTCTTAAGAATCAATTGGGGCAGATAGCAAATGCTTTAAGTTCGAGACCACAAAGAGTATTGCAAAGTGATACTGAGAATTTGAGATCACAAAGGAAGGAACAGTGTAAGGCCATCACTCTCAGAAGTGGCACTCAGTTGAATGAAATTGTTCAAGATGCCACG GATTTTCAGCTCAAAAGATTTTTGAAGGTCTTGAAGCAACTCCATATCCACATATCAGTAGTAGAAGCTTTGGAGCAAATACCCAATTACATGAAATTTATGAAAGATATACTATCGAAGAAGCATAGATTGGGAGAATTTAAGACTGTTGCTCTCACTGAAGGGTACACAGCAATATTGATGAATAAATTACCTCCAAAGTTGAAGAACCCAGAGAGTTTCACTATCCTATGTTTAATTGGAAATCATTATGttggtaaggcattatgtgattTAGGAGCAAGTATAAATCTAATGTCTTTGTCTGTTTTCAAGAAGTTAGGAATTGTGAAGGCAAGACCCACAATAGTCACGCTACAGCTAGCTGATCAGTCTTACGTACATGTGGAAGGTAAAATTGAAAACATGCTG GTCACGTTCAATGTATTTAATACGCTGAAATGtgctgatgagaatgaagaatGCCGCAACATTGACTTGATAGAAATAGTAGTGGAGGAAGAATTCATAAGATTTTACCACAGCAATTCTGATAGTGATAAAAATTCATTTGAGTGGAGACCCTTGTGCATTTTGCTGGAGCAAAATAGACCTTTCAATTTTGATGAACAATGCTTGGTAGCTCATGTATATCCACATGGAGCTGTTGATGTCATGGACATGTTTAAAGTTAATGGACAACGCTTGAAGCACTACTAA